From the Acidobacteriota bacterium genome, one window contains:
- a CDS encoding nuclear transport factor 2 family protein, giving the protein MKKTVTFESHGQKLAGDLYLPESDAPGQSWPAVVVTGAWTTVKEQMAATYAAGLAERGFAALAFDFRGWGQSEGAERFVEDPELKTEDISAAAAFLASRPEVDSDHIVGLGICASSGYMSDAARQNAAIQAIALVAPWLHDAAIVEQVYGGSEGVDGLLRTARNAAAGEEPVVIEAASLTNESALMFEAPYYTEEDRGLIPEYDNRFDVRSWEPWLTYDGLHGADSLTKETLLVHSEAAAIPQGAKEFARRLGEHAETLWLKDVTQFDFYDQPQAVVTAIEAVVAHFRAALRRGDRDRAAIASVVESVGVLADQGRFEVLEQLYWDEVEVDYTSLSGGEVELKSARALMNDWAAVLPGFDRTRHEISNVAVTLDGDRAEATAEVTADHWVGELFWQVEGEYAFELRSDEDDWRISRHVFLLRREVGSRDVFGPAGEKAAAKPPAHLLRQQTEQAVRGFLTALEDKDMERFAELWSDDAVQDMPFSPDGFPKRVHGREGLIAHYAAWPENSGEADFTSQLVFYPMVDPEKVFAEFRGRVEIVPTGRLYEQTYGGLFHVENGKIRLFREYYDPAPFRYAFGLDES; this is encoded by the coding sequence ATGAAGAAGACCGTTACGTTCGAGAGCCACGGCCAGAAGCTGGCCGGAGACCTTTATCTACCGGAGAGCGATGCACCGGGCCAGAGCTGGCCGGCGGTCGTTGTCACCGGCGCCTGGACGACCGTGAAAGAGCAGATGGCGGCGACCTACGCTGCCGGCCTGGCCGAGCGCGGATTCGCCGCCCTGGCGTTCGACTTTCGCGGCTGGGGGCAGTCCGAGGGCGCGGAGCGGTTCGTTGAGGATCCGGAGCTCAAGACCGAGGACATCTCCGCCGCCGCGGCCTTTCTCGCCAGCCGTCCGGAGGTCGATTCGGACCACATCGTTGGCCTCGGAATCTGCGCTTCGTCCGGCTATATGAGCGACGCGGCTCGTCAGAACGCTGCCATCCAGGCGATTGCGCTGGTGGCGCCCTGGCTGCACGATGCCGCCATCGTCGAGCAGGTCTATGGCGGATCGGAGGGGGTCGACGGGCTGTTGCGAACGGCCCGTAACGCCGCCGCTGGGGAGGAGCCCGTGGTGATCGAGGCGGCGAGCCTGACCAACGAGTCCGCGCTGATGTTTGAGGCGCCTTACTACACCGAGGAGGATCGCGGGCTGATCCCCGAGTACGACAACCGCTTCGACGTCCGCTCTTGGGAACCCTGGCTGACCTACGACGGTCTGCACGGCGCCGACTCGCTCACCAAGGAGACGCTGCTGGTGCACTCCGAGGCGGCGGCGATCCCGCAGGGCGCCAAGGAGTTCGCTCGTCGTCTGGGAGAGCACGCCGAGACCCTGTGGCTGAAGGACGTCACCCAGTTCGATTTCTACGACCAGCCGCAGGCGGTGGTGACGGCGATCGAGGCGGTCGTGGCCCACTTCCGGGCGGCCCTGCGGCGGGGCGACCGCGATCGCGCGGCGATCGCCAGCGTCGTCGAGAGTGTCGGCGTCCTTGCCGATCAAGGGCGGTTCGAGGTTCTCGAGCAGCTCTACTGGGATGAGGTCGAGGTGGACTACACCAGCCTTTCCGGCGGTGAGGTCGAGCTGAAGAGCGCCCGCGCCTTGATGAACGATTGGGCTGCCGTGCTGCCGGGATTCGACCGCACTCGCCATGAAATCTCGAACGTCGCCGTCACTCTCGATGGCGACCGCGCCGAGGCGACGGCGGAGGTGACCGCCGATCATTGGGTCGGAGAGCTCTTCTGGCAGGTCGAGGGCGAGTACGCCTTCGAGTTGCGGAGCGACGAGGACGACTGGCGGATCTCCCGACACGTCTTCCTGCTGCGACGGGAAGTGGGATCGCGGGACGTGTTCGGGCCTGCCGGCGAGAAGGCGGCGGCCAAGCCCCCGGCCCATCTCCTGCGGCAGCAGACGGAGCAAGCGGTGCGCGGCTTTCTCACCGCCCTCGAAGACAAGGACATGGAGCGGTTCGCGGAGCTTTGGAGCGATGACGCGGTCCAGGACATGCCCTTTTCACCGGACGGCTTCCCGAAGCGGGTCCATGGACGAGAGGGCTTGATCGCCCACTACGCGGCCTGGCCCGAGAACAGCGGCGAGGCGGATTTCACGTCGCAACTCGTGTTCTATCCAATGGTCGATCCCGAGAAGGTCTTCGCGGAGTTTCGCGGCCGGGTCGAGATCGTGCCCACGGGGCGTCTCTACGAGCAGACCTACGGCGGCCTGTTTCACGTCGAGAACGGCAAGATCCGCCTCTTCCGGGAGTACTACGACCCGGCGCCCTTCCGCTACGCCTTCGGGCTAGACGAGAGCTAG